From a single Okeanomitos corallinicola TIOX110 genomic region:
- a CDS encoding NB-ARC domain-containing protein, whose protein sequence is MVTPCAVILTAIPLEYMAVRAHLTDLQEEMHPQGTIYERGKFITNDKTWEVGIVEVGAGNAGAALEAERAIAHFTPSVILFVGVAGGIKDVTLGDVVAATKVYGYESGKAKQKFQPRPEVGLSTYNLIQRARAEAKKTDWLQRFNLGTNNAPRVVVAPIAAGEKVVASSKSSIFKFLQSNYGDAVAVEMEGGGLLQAAYANQQVSALVIRGISDLIDGKSEADASGSQEIAARNASAFAFEVLAKLEVNEVNNTNSSGKDSTEPISPNFFAYNDAWVGRENLIKELKEKITGSCRLLILVGITGIGKTALGEKLADELKDWFADWNYYLQENFDHEEQTSDFGSVAARLLEKSGEVVTPDDRKDTQRLMYRLVRYLQENRYLIQIDSLENILQGNEEEGWSDFKDEWWVKFFKTWLNSDTCESCIVLTSQDLPVQIPTVGTRSQNFWYCQPLSGLEEKEQLVLFDKTGLDISEETEGKHYLERIGRAYEGHPLALRVIAGEIVNHPFNGNILGYWNKYGKEVEEVEKAIEEAKTKGITASADDQFNLHKYTQNLRTNVKVRLEKTFDRLEEGVYNAYLLLCYASVYRCEVPENFWLAHLEEDEDVDEDGQQIALGALKERYLVEERVDENNQYLVRQHNMIRGVSLECLRGLDDEKDD, encoded by the coding sequence ATGGTCACCCCTTGCGCGGTTATACTTACTGCTATTCCTTTAGAATATATGGCTGTTCGCGCCCACCTCACCGACCTCCAGGAAGAGATGCACCCCCAAGGAACAATTTATGAGCGCGGCAAATTTATCACCAATGATAAAACCTGGGAAGTCGGGATTGTTGAGGTTGGTGCTGGTAATGCGGGAGCAGCGTTGGAAGCAGAAAGGGCGATCGCCCACTTCACTCCCAGTGTCATCCTCTTTGTAGGAGTTGCCGGAGGCATTAAAGATGTAACTCTTGGCGATGTAGTAGCTGCAACAAAGGTATATGGTTATGAATCTGGTAAGGCAAAACAGAAATTTCAACCCAGGCCAGAGGTGGGGTTATCTACATACAACTTAATACAACGAGCTAGGGCTGAAGCAAAGAAAACAGATTGGCTGCAAAGATTTAACTTAGGTACAAATAACGCTCCCCGTGTTGTTGTAGCACCCATTGCCGCAGGAGAAAAAGTGGTTGCCTCAAGCAAATCTAGCATTTTTAAATTTCTCCAGTCGAATTACGGTGATGCCGTAGCTGTGGAGATGGAAGGGGGAGGTTTACTGCAAGCGGCTTATGCAAACCAGCAAGTATCGGCACTTGTTATCCGAGGAATTTCTGACTTGATTGATGGTAAGAGTGAAGCGGATGCGAGTGGCTCTCAGGAAATTGCTGCTCGCAATGCCAGTGCGTTTGCTTTTGAAGTTTTGGCGAAGCTGGAAGTAAACGAGGTTAATAATACAAATTCCAGCGGTAAAGATTCTACTGAGCCTATTTCTCCCAACTTTTTTGCTTACAATGATGCTTGGGTTGGGCGAGAAAATTTAATTAAGGAATTGAAAGAGAAGATTACAGGTTCATGTCGCTTATTGATTTTAGTGGGAATTACAGGAATAGGAAAAACTGCTTTAGGAGAAAAGTTAGCTGATGAATTAAAAGATTGGTTTGCAGATTGGAATTATTATCTCCAAGAGAATTTTGATCATGAGGAACAAACTTCTGATTTTGGTAGTGTGGCAGCGAGATTATTAGAAAAAAGTGGTGAAGTAGTTACCCCTGATGATCGGAAAGATACTCAGAGGTTAATGTATCGTTTAGTGAGATATTTACAGGAAAATCGTTATTTAATTCAGATTGATTCTTTAGAAAATATTTTACAAGGAAATGAAGAAGAAGGATGGAGTGATTTTAAAGATGAATGGTGGGTAAAGTTTTTTAAAACTTGGCTAAATTCTGATACTTGTGAAAGTTGTATTGTTTTAACTTCACAGGATTTACCAGTACAAATTCCGACTGTAGGTACTCGTTCTCAAAATTTCTGGTATTGTCAACCTTTAAGTGGTTTGGAAGAAAAAGAGCAGTTAGTTTTATTTGATAAAACAGGATTAGATATTAGTGAAGAAACAGAAGGTAAACATTATTTAGAACGTATTGGACGAGCTTATGAAGGTCATCCTTTAGCTTTACGGGTGATAGCTGGTGAAATAGTTAATCATCCTTTTAATGGCAATATTTTAGGATATTGGAATAAGTATGGAAAAGAAGTAGAGGAAGTGGAAAAAGCGATTGAAGAAGCAAAAACTAAGGGTATAACTGCATCAGCAGATGATCAGTTTAATTTACATAAATATACTCAAAATTTACGCACAAATGTAAAAGTTAGGCTAGAGAAAACATTTGACCGTTTAGAAGAAGGTGTTTATAATGCTTATTTATTATTATGTTACGCTTCAGTTTATCGTTGTGAAGTACCAGAAAATTTTTGGTTAGCACATTTAGAAGAAGATGAGGATGTTGATGAAGATGGGCAACAAATAGCTTTAGGTGCTTTAAAAGAGCGTTACTTAGTTGAGGAAAGAGTTGATGAAAATAATCAATATTTAGTTAGACAGCATAATATGATCAGAGGAGTATCTTTAGAATGTTTAAGAGGTTTGGATGACGAAAAAGATGATTGA
- a CDS encoding tetratricopeptide repeat protein: MIDLKFSYESDFQLLDITIQVTQLIAKIDLVLLKQNNSHISHWKKAHYRAIKNWLLKYKPASNNPSNLEKVTGYIEALYHLCKVEDWDKVEQLLSININLGNNLTNYQLHYQLGIWGLYKQQISIYSNLLGKIDHKWDCRFLEGIGNAYDALGNQDQAIYYRQQWRQVARNIENKKEEGKAFLSLGIDLDSFPSDLVLAAFGIDKSSIKDIIPRLKRTHYRAITNWLTKYELNKDTSNLEKVKGLFETFYHFCEVEAWLEAKQIMLVRIDTPTNEELHEQLQTWGLYQETINFYNKLLGKLDYQWEAISLTGVGKINNDLGYFNTSIKYLRDGLSIAQQIGAISIERNILTNLGKTYHFLGNNSDALEANIESLNIAKKIGDRIGESLVMSDLGIIYNAIGDNKKSLYYLQKSLDITQSTENKIGQVSALEGLGIFYLQQNDYEHTVEYSQEQLNLSREIGYRKSEATSLRNLGQAQTYFLESSKALETIQSALEIFTEIGDSYNQALCYYCLAQKYYEYGYLEMAYPFVQKAFKSSHFMNIPLQKDCLQLLQLINESNE, encoded by the coding sequence ATGATTGATTTAAAATTTTCTTATGAATCTGATTTTCAGCTATTAGATATTACAATTCAAGTAACACAGCTAATAGCTAAAATTGATCTTGTTTTACTTAAACAAAATAACTCTCATATTTCTCATTGGAAAAAAGCTCATTATAGAGCAATCAAAAACTGGCTATTAAAATACAAACCAGCTAGTAACAATCCATCAAATTTGGAAAAAGTAACAGGATATATAGAAGCTTTATATCATTTATGTAAAGTAGAAGATTGGGATAAAGTAGAGCAACTTTTATCTATCAATATTAATCTTGGTAACAATTTAACTAATTATCAATTACATTATCAATTGGGAATTTGGGGACTTTATAAACAACAAATTAGTATTTATAGTAATTTATTAGGAAAGATAGATCATAAATGGGATTGCCGATTTTTAGAAGGTATTGGTAATGCTTATGATGCTTTAGGAAATCAAGATCAAGCAATTTATTATCGTCAGCAATGGAGACAAGTTGCTCGGAATATTGAAAATAAAAAAGAAGAAGGAAAAGCATTCTTGAGTTTGGGTATTGATTTAGATTCATTTCCAAGTGATTTAGTTTTAGCTGCTTTTGGTATTGATAAAAGTAGTATAAAAGATATCATACCTCGCTTAAAAAGAACTCACTATAGAGCAATTACTAACTGGCTAACAAAATATGAATTGAATAAAGATACTTCTAACTTAGAGAAAGTCAAAGGATTATTTGAAACTTTTTATCATTTTTGTGAAGTAGAAGCATGGTTAGAAGCAAAACAAATAATGCTAGTTCGTATAGATACACCAACCAATGAAGAGTTACATGAACAATTACAAACTTGGGGTCTTTATCAAGAAACTATTAATTTCTATAACAAGCTTTTAGGAAAATTAGATTATCAATGGGAAGCAATTTCTTTAACAGGTGTTGGTAAAATTAATAATGATTTAGGTTATTTTAATACATCCATTAAATACCTTCGAGATGGATTGAGTATTGCTCAACAGATAGGAGCTATATCAATAGAAAGAAATATATTAACTAATTTAGGAAAAACATATCACTTTCTAGGAAATAATTCTGATGCACTTGAAGCTAACATTGAAAGTTTAAACATTGCTAAAAAAATCGGAGATAGAATAGGAGAAAGTTTAGTTATGAGTGATTTAGGTATTATCTATAATGCTATTGGGGACAATAAAAAATCACTTTATTATCTTCAAAAAAGTTTAGATATTACACAATCAACTGAGAATAAAATTGGACAAGTAAGTGCATTAGAAGGTTTAGGAATTTTCTATCTTCAACAAAATGATTATGAACATACAGTAGAATATTCTCAAGAGCAATTAAATCTTAGTCGTGAGATTGGTTATCGCAAAAGTGAAGCAACTTCTCTTCGTAATTTGGGGCAAGCTCAAACTTATTTTTTAGAGTCTTCAAAAGCTTTAGAAACTATACAATCAGCTTTAGAAATTTTTACAGAAATTGGTGATAGTTATAATCAAGCTCTTTGTTATTATTGTTTAGCTCAAAAATATTATGAATATGGCTACTTAGAAATGGCATATCCATTCGTTCAAAAAGCTTTTAAATCATCTCATTTTATGAATATTCCTTTACAAAAAGACTGTTTGCAATTACTACAATTAATCAATGAATCAAATGAATAA